The Kitasatospora setae KM-6054 genome contains a region encoding:
- a CDS encoding GNAT family N-acetyltransferase — protein MYAVALAEDAELRPLEPWQAEEFLEHMDRARAGIDPWIPWASRSTDLESARATLRKFADKQAADTGRIHGIWLDGTLVGGVMFVQFDAAAGVCEIGVWTEPAAQGRGLVTAAARRLLDYALLERGLYRAEWWNSTVNLRSRACARRLGMTLDGTLRKHTEHLGVRLDLEIWSMLAPEWRAARGGAG, from the coding sequence ATGTACGCCGTAGCGCTCGCCGAGGACGCCGAGCTCCGCCCGCTGGAGCCGTGGCAGGCCGAGGAGTTCCTGGAGCACATGGACCGGGCCCGGGCCGGAATCGATCCGTGGATCCCGTGGGCGTCCCGGAGCACCGATCTGGAATCCGCCCGCGCGACGCTGCGGAAGTTCGCCGACAAGCAGGCCGCCGACACCGGGCGGATCCACGGGATATGGCTGGACGGCACACTGGTGGGCGGCGTGATGTTCGTCCAGTTCGACGCGGCGGCCGGGGTCTGCGAGATCGGCGTGTGGACCGAGCCCGCCGCCCAGGGCCGCGGCCTGGTCACCGCGGCCGCCCGCCGGCTGCTGGACTACGCGCTGCTCGAACGCGGCCTGTACCGCGCCGAGTGGTGGAACAGCACCGTCAACCTGCGCAGCCGGGCCTGCGCCCGGCGGCTGGGCATGACGCTGGACGGCACGCTCCGCAAGCACACCGAACACCTGGGCGTCCGGCTGGACCTGGAGATCTGGTCGATGCTGGCCCCGGAGTGGCGCGCCGCCCGCGGGGGCGCCGGCTGA
- a CDS encoding TetR/AcrR family transcriptional regulator — protein MTPPARGDHEARRRDVSEAVWRVLADRGFGGLTLRAVAAELGASTGLLTHYFPHKRALVAHALEVLDRQAAERRRPATEAAATSRGLPVLRAALLDVLPLDADGEAGNRIWVGSWDAALGDPELTAGHAERYRRARRRMTELCAQAQELGDLPADRPAADLAALAQSFALGLVVQALFAPGEFPPARQRALLDDFLAGLAAGER, from the coding sequence ATGACACCACCCGCACGAGGCGACCACGAAGCCCGCCGGCGCGACGTCTCGGAGGCGGTCTGGCGGGTCCTCGCCGACCGCGGCTTCGGCGGCCTCACGCTGCGCGCGGTCGCCGCCGAACTCGGCGCCTCCACCGGACTGCTCACCCACTACTTCCCCCACAAGCGCGCCCTGGTCGCCCACGCGCTGGAGGTCCTCGACCGGCAGGCCGCCGAACGCCGCCGCCCCGCCACCGAGGCCGCCGCCACCTCCCGCGGCCTGCCCGTGCTGCGCGCCGCGCTGCTCGACGTCCTCCCGCTGGACGCGGACGGCGAGGCCGGCAACCGGATCTGGGTCGGCTCCTGGGACGCCGCCCTCGGCGACCCCGAACTCACCGCCGGCCACGCCGAGCGCTACCGCCGGGCCCGCCGGCGGATGACCGAACTCTGCGCCCAGGCCCAGGAGCTCGGCGACCTCCCGGCCGACCGCCCGGCCGCCGACCTGGCCGCGCTGGCCCAGTCCTTCGCCCTCGGGCTGGTCGTGCAGGCGCTGTTCGCCCCCGGGGAGTTCCCGCCCGCGCGCCAGCGCGCCCTGCTGGACGACTTCCTGGCGGGCCTGGCGGCGGGGGAGCGCTGA
- a CDS encoding single-stranded DNA-binding protein: protein MDEALVTIVGNAASGVTYRETPGGVAVANFRLAARERRYDRERGDWTEGETTWVTVVAWRRLAVNVVSSVNKGDPLLVSGRLRVREWGEEGSRRTEVEIDARSVGHDLARGTSAFRRGLEGKSPPQQGGSGASGLGATGPAGPGGPAAGGSGAGGPRAVRLVEEAVPDWIVAAVAARRGAGEGGAADGGAAGEGGADVTQEVLN, encoded by the coding sequence ATGGACGAGGCACTGGTGACGATCGTCGGCAACGCCGCGTCGGGCGTGACGTACCGGGAGACGCCCGGCGGGGTGGCGGTGGCGAACTTCCGGCTCGCCGCCCGGGAGCGGCGCTACGACCGCGAGCGCGGCGACTGGACGGAGGGCGAGACGACCTGGGTGACGGTGGTCGCCTGGCGCCGGCTGGCGGTCAACGTGGTCAGCTCGGTGAACAAGGGCGACCCGCTGCTGGTGAGCGGGCGGCTGCGGGTGCGCGAGTGGGGGGAGGAGGGGAGCAGGCGGACGGAGGTGGAGATCGACGCTCGCTCGGTCGGCCACGACCTGGCCCGCGGCACCTCGGCGTTCCGGCGCGGTCTGGAGGGCAAGTCGCCGCCCCAGCAAGGTGGTTCGGGTGCGAGTGGTCTCGGCGCCACGGGCCCGGCCGGCCCCGGCGGGCCGGCGGCGGGCGGCTCCGGGGCGGGCGGGCCGCGGGCGGTGCGGCTGGTGGAGGAGGCCGTTCCGGACTGGATCGTGGCGGCGGTCGCGGCCCGGCGCGGGGCGGGGGAGGGCGGCGCGGCCGACGGCGGTGCGGCCGGGGAAGGGGGTGCGGATGTGACCCAGGAGGTTCTGAACTGA
- a CDS encoding Cys-Gln thioester bond-forming surface protein: protein MLASGLTVGSGLLAAGAAAAADGTSGVTAKIVKGADDKEYVTYPDPKTGHQQRTEAGPFFIRIGDSEVRLPVYCIDLLNGASWEADYHETDWDSSSLKDNPGAGPKVLWILKNSYPAVGIDKLIADSGVKNLSKADAAAATQVAIWSFSDPGIPVTQDDDEAKAFTTWLIAQANAKGGGSEPKPTLSLDPASVGGKSGTTLAPITVTAGGGTASVKVSLGKSGTDAHVSLVDDKGAELKTVKSGDKIYAKVPADTPAGHATITAEGSATSSVGRAFVGRIGDKPSQTLILAGEGTVPVSAKADISWGLGAVPTADAVVDCAKGALVVTLGNKGDKDAAFKVAGKDYTVKPGGTQAVTLPVKEDEKYDVTVTGPEGFSKQFTGLLNCKTDSSTQTPTPTPSASGSTPAAPAPSASPTGPELASTGGGMGTGLTAAAAAALVLAGGAAVYGLRRRGRHSRAS from the coding sequence ATGCTCGCGTCCGGTCTCACGGTCGGCTCGGGCCTGCTCGCGGCCGGTGCGGCGGCCGCGGCCGACGGCACGTCGGGAGTGACGGCGAAGATCGTCAAGGGTGCCGACGACAAGGAGTACGTCACCTACCCCGACCCGAAGACCGGCCACCAGCAGCGCACCGAGGCCGGGCCCTTCTTCATCCGGATCGGCGACAGCGAGGTGCGGCTGCCGGTCTACTGCATCGACCTGCTGAACGGCGCCTCCTGGGAGGCCGACTACCACGAGACCGACTGGGACTCCAGCTCGCTCAAGGACAACCCCGGCGCCGGCCCGAAGGTCCTCTGGATCCTGAAGAACTCCTACCCGGCCGTCGGCATCGACAAGCTGATAGCCGACTCCGGCGTCAAGAACCTCTCCAAGGCCGACGCCGCCGCCGCGACCCAGGTCGCCATCTGGTCCTTCTCCGACCCGGGCATCCCGGTCACCCAGGACGACGACGAGGCCAAGGCGTTCACCACCTGGCTGATCGCCCAGGCCAACGCGAAGGGCGGGGGCAGCGAGCCCAAGCCGACGCTCAGCCTCGACCCGGCCTCGGTCGGCGGCAAGTCCGGGACCACCCTGGCCCCGATCACCGTCACCGCCGGCGGCGGCACCGCCTCCGTCAAGGTCAGCCTCGGCAAGTCCGGCACCGACGCCCACGTCTCCCTGGTCGACGACAAGGGCGCCGAACTCAAGACCGTGAAGTCCGGCGACAAGATCTACGCCAAGGTCCCGGCGGACACCCCGGCCGGGCACGCCACCATCACCGCCGAGGGCAGCGCGACCTCCTCGGTCGGCCGCGCCTTCGTCGGCCGGATCGGCGACAAGCCCAGCCAGACCCTGATCCTGGCCGGCGAGGGCACCGTCCCGGTCTCCGCCAAGGCCGACATCAGCTGGGGCCTCGGCGCGGTGCCGACCGCCGACGCCGTGGTCGACTGCGCCAAGGGCGCCCTGGTGGTCACCCTCGGCAACAAGGGCGACAAGGACGCGGCCTTCAAGGTCGCCGGCAAGGACTACACGGTCAAGCCGGGCGGCACCCAGGCCGTCACCCTGCCGGTCAAGGAGGACGAGAAGTACGACGTCACCGTCACCGGCCCCGAGGGCTTCAGCAAGCAGTTCACCGGCCTGCTGAACTGCAAGACCGACAGCTCCACCCAGACCCCGACCCCGACCCCGTCGGCCTCGGGCTCCACCCCGGCCGCCCCGGCCCCGTCGGCCAGCCCGACCGGCCCCGAGCTCGCCTCCACCGGTGGTGGCATGGGCACCGGCCTGACCGCCGCCGCCGCTGCCGCGCTCGTCCTCGCCGGCGGTGCCGCGGTCTACGGCCTGCGCCGCCGCGGCCGCCACAGCCGCGCCTCCTGA
- the ettA gene encoding energy-dependent translational throttle protein EttA, with product MAEYIYTMRKVRKAHGDKVILDDVTLSFLPGAKIGVVGPNGAGKSTVLRMMAGLDQPSNGDAFLSPGFTVGMLQQEPPLDETKTVLENVQDGVKEVKAKLDRFNEIAELMATDYSDELLAEMGTLQEDLDHANAWDLDAQLEQAMEALGCPPGDWDVTKLSGGEKRRVALCKLLLEQPDLLLLDEPTNHLDAESVNWLEQHLSKYPGAVIAVTHDRYFLDNVAQWILELDRGRAYPYEGNYSTYLETKQTRLKVEGQKDAKRAKRLKEELEWVRSNAKGRQAKSKARLARYEEMAAEADKMRKLDFEEIQIPPGPRLGSVVIEVDHLNKAFGEKVLIDDLSFTLPRNGIVGVIGPNGAGKTTLFKMLQDLETPDSGTVKVGETVKISYVDQSRANIDPKKTLWEVVSDGLDWINVGQVEMPSRAYVSAFGFKGPDQQKPAGVLSGGERNRLNLALTLKQGGNLLLLDEPTNDLDVETLSSLENALLEFPGCAVVISHDRWFLDRVATHILAYEGESKWFWFEGNFESYEKNKIERLGADAARPHRASYKKLTRD from the coding sequence GTGGCGGAATACATCTACACCATGCGCAAGGTGCGCAAGGCACACGGCGACAAGGTCATCCTTGACGACGTGACGCTCAGCTTCCTCCCCGGGGCGAAGATCGGCGTCGTCGGCCCCAACGGCGCCGGTAAGTCGACCGTGCTGCGGATGATGGCGGGCCTCGACCAGCCCTCCAACGGCGACGCCTTCCTCTCGCCGGGCTTCACCGTCGGCATGCTCCAGCAGGAGCCCCCGCTCGACGAGACCAAGACGGTCCTGGAGAACGTCCAGGACGGCGTCAAGGAGGTCAAGGCCAAGCTCGACCGGTTCAACGAGATCGCCGAGCTGATGGCGACCGACTACTCCGACGAGCTGCTCGCCGAGATGGGCACCCTCCAGGAGGACCTGGACCACGCCAACGCCTGGGACCTCGACGCCCAGCTCGAGCAGGCCATGGAGGCCCTGGGCTGCCCGCCCGGAGACTGGGACGTCACCAAGCTCTCCGGCGGCGAGAAGCGCCGCGTCGCGCTCTGCAAGCTGCTGCTGGAGCAGCCCGACCTGCTGCTCCTCGACGAGCCCACCAACCACCTGGACGCCGAGTCGGTGAACTGGCTGGAGCAGCACCTCTCGAAGTACCCGGGTGCCGTCATCGCCGTCACCCACGACCGGTACTTCCTGGACAACGTCGCCCAGTGGATCCTGGAGCTCGACCGCGGCCGCGCCTACCCGTACGAGGGCAACTACTCCACCTACCTGGAGACCAAGCAGACCCGTCTCAAGGTCGAGGGCCAGAAGGACGCCAAGCGCGCCAAGCGGCTCAAGGAAGAGCTGGAGTGGGTCCGCTCCAACGCCAAGGGCCGCCAGGCCAAGTCGAAGGCCCGCCTCGCCCGGTACGAGGAGATGGCGGCCGAGGCCGACAAGATGCGGAAGCTGGACTTCGAGGAGATCCAGATCCCGCCGGGCCCGCGCCTGGGCAGCGTCGTCATCGAGGTCGACCACCTGAACAAGGCCTTCGGCGAGAAGGTCCTGATCGACGACCTGAGCTTCACCCTGCCGCGCAACGGCATCGTCGGCGTGATCGGCCCGAACGGCGCCGGCAAGACCACCCTGTTCAAGATGCTCCAGGACCTGGAGACCCCGGACAGCGGCACGGTCAAGGTCGGCGAGACCGTCAAGATCAGCTACGTCGACCAGAGCCGGGCCAACATCGACCCGAAGAAGACCCTCTGGGAGGTCGTCTCCGACGGCCTGGACTGGATCAACGTCGGCCAGGTCGAGATGCCGTCCCGGGCCTACGTGTCCGCGTTCGGCTTCAAGGGCCCGGACCAGCAGAAGCCGGCCGGGGTGCTCTCCGGCGGTGAGCGCAACCGCCTCAACCTGGCGCTGACCCTCAAGCAGGGCGGCAACCTGCTGCTCCTCGACGAGCCGACCAACGACCTCGACGTCGAGACCCTCTCCTCGCTGGAGAACGCGCTGCTGGAGTTCCCCGGCTGCGCCGTGGTCATCTCCCACGACCGCTGGTTCCTGGACCGGGTGGCCACCCACATCCTCGCCTACGAGGGCGAGAGCAAGTGGTTCTGGTTCGAGGGCAACTTCGAGTCCTACGAGAAGAACAAGATCGAGCGCCTCGGCGCCGACGCGGCCCGCCCGCACCGGGCGAGCTACAAGAAGCTGACCCGCGACTGA
- a CDS encoding acyl-CoA thioesterase — translation MARHIYACPLRWSDMDAFGHVNNVVFLRYLEEARIDFMFTQAAEAGAGEFAGGSVVARHEIDYKRPLVHRPAPVTIETWVTKIGGASLTVSYEIKDVAEDGTETVYVTASTVVVPYDLAEGRPRRISPVEREFLGRFTDEQPAGRAA, via the coding sequence GTGGCCCGCCACATCTACGCCTGCCCGCTGCGCTGGTCCGACATGGACGCCTTCGGCCACGTCAACAACGTGGTCTTCCTGCGCTACCTGGAGGAGGCCCGGATCGACTTCATGTTCACCCAGGCCGCCGAGGCCGGCGCCGGGGAGTTCGCCGGCGGCTCGGTGGTGGCCCGCCACGAGATCGACTACAAGCGGCCGCTGGTGCACCGCCCCGCGCCGGTCACCATCGAGACCTGGGTGACGAAGATCGGCGGCGCCTCGCTGACCGTCTCCTACGAGATCAAGGACGTCGCCGAGGACGGCACCGAGACGGTGTACGTCACGGCCTCCACCGTGGTCGTCCCCTACGACCTCGCCGAGGGCCGGCCGCGCCGGATCAGCCCCGTCGAGCGGGAGTTCCTCGGCCGGTTCACGGACGAGCAGCCCGCCGGCCGCGCCGCCTGA
- a CDS encoding globin gives MTDTGRETTTAQEETFYQRVGGEETFRRLVHLFYRGVAQDELLRPMYPEDDLGPAEERFALFLMQYWGGPRTYSERRGHPRLRMRHAPFRVDRAAHDAWLKHMRAALDELALPAEADRELWDYMTYAAASMVNTAG, from the coding sequence GTGACTGACACCGGGCGCGAGACCACCACCGCACAAGAGGAGACCTTCTACCAGCGGGTCGGCGGCGAGGAGACCTTCCGCCGGCTGGTCCACCTCTTCTACCGGGGTGTCGCCCAGGACGAGCTGCTCCGCCCGATGTACCCGGAGGACGACCTCGGCCCCGCCGAGGAGCGCTTCGCGCTGTTCCTGATGCAGTACTGGGGCGGCCCGCGCACCTACAGCGAGCGCCGCGGCCACCCCCGGCTGCGGATGCGGCACGCCCCGTTCCGGGTCGACCGGGCCGCGCACGACGCCTGGCTGAAGCACATGCGCGCCGCCCTGGACGAGCTGGCGCTGCCCGCCGAGGCCGACCGCGAGCTGTGGGACTACATGACGTACGCCGCCGCCTCGATGGTCAACACGGCGGGCTGA
- a CDS encoding ABC transporter permease: MTATERTPAPAPAPAAAGRERANAFVGLSRVMLLGFLRDKGTLFFTLALPLMFLLLFGVLYKGGGSSHVKVAQIGQVKVLDDARAHAGDSLDALEITTGLSETDALAKVRKGELDGVVLEKPDGTLVLRFSQSDQVKSATVQGIVNSLVQGANQAASNAPQKFTLDASKVEDDSVKPIQYLTPGLLAYAVAMGAVYGASFTLVTWRKKRVLRRLRLAPISAGTIVGARVLVSVLVAMAQTALFLLVAQIDYFGLKLTGNWWLVLPLVVCATLAFMSIGLVTGSLAKTEESANGMNQLIILPMSFLGGAFIPLDFAPSWLQDVSRALPLRYLIVPAKSVLSQGGGLAEALPAMGILLGFTAVLCAVAWRFFNWDDA, encoded by the coding sequence ATGACCGCCACCGAACGGACCCCGGCGCCCGCCCCGGCCCCGGCCGCCGCGGGCCGGGAGAGGGCCAACGCCTTCGTCGGCCTGTCCCGGGTGATGCTGCTGGGCTTCCTGCGCGACAAGGGCACGCTGTTCTTCACCCTCGCGCTGCCGCTGATGTTCCTGCTGCTGTTCGGCGTCCTCTACAAGGGCGGCGGCAGCTCGCACGTCAAGGTCGCCCAGATCGGCCAGGTCAAGGTCCTGGACGACGCCCGCGCCCACGCCGGCGACTCGCTGGACGCGCTGGAGATCACCACCGGCCTGAGCGAGACCGACGCCCTCGCCAAGGTCAGGAAGGGCGAACTGGACGGCGTGGTGCTGGAGAAGCCGGACGGCACCCTGGTGCTCCGCTTCAGCCAGTCCGACCAGGTCAAGTCCGCCACCGTGCAGGGCATCGTCAACTCGCTGGTGCAGGGCGCCAACCAGGCCGCCTCGAACGCCCCGCAGAAGTTCACCCTGGACGCCTCCAAGGTGGAGGACGACTCGGTCAAGCCGATCCAGTACCTGACCCCGGGCCTGCTCGCCTACGCGGTCGCCATGGGCGCGGTCTACGGCGCCTCCTTCACCCTGGTCACCTGGCGCAAGAAGCGGGTGCTGCGCCGGCTGCGGCTGGCGCCCATCTCGGCGGGCACCATCGTCGGCGCCCGGGTGCTGGTCAGCGTGCTGGTCGCGATGGCGCAGACCGCGCTGTTCCTGCTGGTCGCGCAGATCGACTACTTCGGGCTGAAGCTCACCGGCAACTGGTGGCTGGTGCTCCCGCTGGTGGTCTGCGCCACTCTCGCGTTCATGTCGATCGGGCTGGTCACCGGCTCGCTGGCGAAGACCGAGGAGTCGGCGAACGGCATGAACCAGCTGATCATCCTGCCGATGTCGTTCCTCGGCGGCGCCTTCATCCCGCTGGACTTCGCGCCGAGCTGGCTGCAGGACGTCTCCCGGGCGCTGCCGCTGCGCTACCTGATCGTCCCGGCGAAGTCGGTGCTCAGCCAGGGCGGCGGCCTGGCCGAGGCGCTGCCCGCGATGGGCATCCTGCTGGGCTTCACCGCGGTGCTGTGCGCCGTCGCGTGGCGCTTCTTCAACTGGGACGACGCGTAG
- a CDS encoding ABC transporter ATP-binding protein: MPRPPTLRPMSEAITADGIRKRYGDVQAVDGVSLSVATGEFYGLLGPNGAGKTTTLEILEGIREADEGRVELLGLSPWPRNPKLLPRIGVQFQASAFFNKLSARETIRTFASFYGIGPKAADTMLERVGLTESANVLTDKMSGGQAQRLSIACALVHDPELVFLDEPTTGLDPQARRNLWDLLRDINAEGRTVVLTTHYLDEAEVLCDRVSVMDHGRVLKTGAPAALVREIDDTVRVRIESGLLTADRARDLLAAAGAEHANLEDDGVTLALSTTDPGPVLAVLAEQNALRGLEVRGATLEDVFLQLTGREYRA, from the coding sequence ATGCCCCGACCCCCTACGCTTCGCCCCATGAGTGAAGCGATAACCGCGGACGGGATCCGGAAGCGGTACGGGGATGTCCAGGCCGTCGACGGGGTGTCGCTCTCCGTCGCGACTGGCGAGTTCTACGGTCTGCTCGGGCCCAACGGCGCCGGCAAGACCACCACGCTGGAGATCCTGGAGGGCATCCGGGAGGCCGACGAGGGCCGGGTCGAGCTGCTCGGCCTGTCGCCGTGGCCGCGCAACCCGAAGCTGCTGCCGCGGATCGGCGTCCAGTTCCAGGCGTCCGCGTTCTTCAACAAGCTGAGCGCGCGGGAGACCATCCGCACCTTCGCGTCGTTCTACGGCATCGGCCCGAAGGCGGCCGACACCATGCTGGAGCGGGTCGGCCTGACCGAGTCCGCGAACGTGCTGACCGACAAGATGTCCGGCGGCCAGGCGCAGCGGCTCTCCATCGCCTGCGCCCTGGTGCACGACCCGGAGCTGGTGTTCCTGGACGAGCCGACCACCGGCCTCGACCCGCAGGCCCGCCGCAACCTGTGGGACCTGCTGCGCGACATCAACGCCGAGGGCCGCACCGTCGTCCTCACCACGCACTACCTGGACGAGGCCGAGGTGCTCTGCGACCGCGTCTCGGTGATGGACCACGGCAGGGTGCTGAAGACCGGCGCCCCGGCCGCGCTGGTCCGCGAGATCGACGACACCGTCCGGGTCCGGATCGAGTCCGGCCTGCTGACCGCCGACCGGGCCCGCGACCTGCTCGCCGCCGCGGGCGCGGAGCACGCCAACCTGGAGGACGACGGCGTCACGCTGGCGCTCTCCACCACCGACCCCGGCCCGGTGCTCGCCGTGCTGGCCGAGCAGAACGCGCTGCGCGGCCTCGAAGTCCGCGGCGCCACCCTGGAGGACGTCTTCCTCCAGCTGACCGGACGGGAGTACCGGGCATGA
- a CDS encoding FHA domain-containing protein → MPICPRGHESQAEDWCDYCGFPMSPPPGLAIPGFPNGPAQPGAQGQPGAQGQPGAQGQYGGPAAPPPGPPGPPPSYASSGYPPVGPGSTPPAGTQAGGGGYFEPRRTPTPPAGTPTGPAAPGPYGAPPLPPPTTGLVTCPICRSPQTGRYCEECGYDYNLATSARPPGAAPGPLGHQPPPAPPQGHQPPQGYGFPPPAAAPPAAPPAFEPPAPPAYEQPQRPPQPQSPYEPPRSPYEPPAAPPQPQSPYERPQSPYEQPQQPQRPQPPQQPQSPYEPPRSPYEQAAQAAAPAAPAFEKSPAAAFPDVDYERTGPVYAEPSGPGSGPQPGQDSGTSFRLTPPGQQQGGAPQQQRGTWFAVVAPDHEYFTDMMTRSGPEASGLYFPQYTAERRVPLTGRGQLRIGRRSQQRGTVPEIDLSVSPEDPGASHHHALLAEQPDGSWVVVDQDSTNGTTMNGSPDTLPPHTAIPLNDGDRIHVGAWTTITVHLA, encoded by the coding sequence ATGCCGATCTGCCCTAGGGGACACGAGTCACAGGCCGAGGACTGGTGCGACTACTGCGGCTTCCCGATGTCACCGCCGCCCGGCCTGGCGATCCCCGGCTTCCCGAACGGCCCGGCCCAGCCCGGCGCCCAAGGGCAGCCCGGCGCCCAGGGCCAGCCCGGTGCCCAGGGGCAGTACGGCGGTCCCGCCGCGCCGCCGCCGGGTCCGCCCGGCCCGCCGCCCTCCTACGCCTCCTCCGGCTACCCGCCGGTCGGACCGGGCAGCACCCCGCCGGCCGGCACCCAGGCCGGCGGTGGCGGCTACTTCGAGCCGCGCCGCACCCCGACCCCGCCGGCCGGCACCCCCACCGGCCCCGCCGCGCCGGGCCCGTACGGCGCCCCGCCGCTGCCCCCGCCCACCACCGGGCTGGTGACCTGCCCGATCTGCCGCAGCCCGCAGACCGGCCGGTACTGCGAGGAGTGCGGCTACGACTACAACCTGGCCACCTCGGCCCGCCCGCCGGGCGCCGCGCCCGGCCCGCTCGGCCACCAGCCGCCGCCCGCGCCGCCGCAGGGCCACCAGCCGCCGCAGGGCTACGGCTTCCCGCCGCCCGCCGCCGCGCCCCCGGCCGCCCCGCCCGCCTTCGAGCCGCCGGCCCCGCCCGCGTACGAGCAGCCGCAGCGCCCGCCGCAGCCGCAGTCCCCGTACGAGCCGCCGCGCTCCCCGTACGAGCCGCCCGCGGCCCCGCCGCAGCCGCAGTCGCCGTACGAGCGGCCGCAGTCGCCCTACGAACAGCCCCAGCAGCCCCAGCGGCCCCAGCCGCCGCAGCAGCCGCAGTCGCCGTACGAGCCGCCGCGCTCCCCGTACGAGCAGGCGGCGCAGGCCGCCGCGCCCGCCGCGCCCGCGTTCGAGAAGTCCCCGGCGGCGGCGTTCCCGGACGTCGACTACGAGCGGACCGGCCCGGTGTACGCCGAGCCGTCCGGGCCGGGGTCGGGCCCGCAGCCGGGCCAGGACTCGGGGACGTCGTTCCGGCTGACCCCGCCCGGGCAGCAGCAGGGCGGCGCGCCGCAGCAGCAGCGCGGCACCTGGTTCGCGGTGGTGGCGCCGGACCACGAGTACTTCACCGACATGATGACCCGCAGCGGCCCGGAGGCGTCCGGCCTGTACTTCCCGCAGTACACGGCGGAGCGGCGGGTGCCGCTGACCGGCCGCGGCCAGCTGCGGATCGGCCGGCGCAGCCAGCAGCGCGGCACCGTGCCGGAGATCGACCTGTCGGTCTCCCCGGAGGACCCGGGCGCCTCGCACCACCACGCCCTGCTGGCCGAGCAGCCGGACGGCAGCTGGGTGGTGGTCGACCAGGACTCCACCAACGGCACCACCATGAACGGCAGCCCGGACACCCTGCCGCCGCACACCGCGATCCCGCTGAACGACGGCGACCGGATCCACGTCGGCGCCTGGACCACCATCACGGTGCACCTGGCCTGA
- a CDS encoding vWA domain-containing protein, with the protein MASLSKPDAPRFDVDVFQNEYLAQGSQEVNAIVTVTATGGGTSGGRPIGAPGPGAAVVLVIDCSGSMEHPAGKMRHAREATAAAIDELRDGVAFAVVAGTHQAGDVYPGNNRLAVADRATREQAKEALRRLNPSGGTAIGTWIAKAQQLFASHPEASIRHAILLTDGRNEHEKPADLQRSLDAAAGYFTADCRGVGTDWEVAELRKISSALLGTVDIVAESSGLAEDFRAMMSAAMGKQVADVALRVWTPVGARVKFVKQAAPAVEDLSERRAEAGPRSGDYPTGSWGDESRDYHVCLEVPAAAVGSEMLAARISLVLPQPDGTAEVLGQGLVRAVWTDDLASSTRISPQVAHYTGQAELADSIRDGLEAHRAGDLELASAKLGAAVRLAYGSGNEGTLKLLRKVVDVVDEREGTVRFRKNVSEADSMTLETRSTKTVRVKK; encoded by the coding sequence ATGGCCTCGTTGTCCAAGCCCGACGCGCCCCGGTTCGACGTCGACGTCTTCCAGAACGAGTACCTCGCCCAGGGATCCCAGGAGGTCAACGCCATCGTCACGGTCACCGCGACCGGCGGCGGCACCTCCGGCGGCCGGCCGATCGGCGCCCCCGGGCCGGGCGCCGCCGTGGTGCTGGTGATCGACTGCTCCGGCTCGATGGAGCACCCGGCCGGGAAGATGCGGCACGCCCGCGAGGCCACCGCCGCCGCCATCGACGAGCTGCGCGACGGCGTGGCCTTCGCCGTGGTGGCCGGCACCCACCAGGCCGGCGACGTCTACCCGGGCAACAACCGGCTGGCGGTCGCCGACCGGGCCACCCGCGAGCAGGCCAAGGAGGCGCTGCGCCGCCTCAACCCGTCCGGCGGCACCGCGATCGGCACCTGGATAGCCAAGGCGCAGCAGCTGTTCGCCTCCCACCCGGAGGCGTCGATCCGGCACGCCATCCTGCTCACCGACGGCCGCAACGAGCACGAGAAGCCCGCCGACCTGCAGCGCTCGCTGGACGCGGCGGCCGGCTACTTCACCGCCGACTGCCGCGGCGTCGGCACCGACTGGGAGGTCGCCGAGCTGCGGAAGATCTCCTCCGCGCTGCTCGGGACGGTCGACATCGTCGCCGAGTCCTCCGGCCTGGCCGAGGACTTCCGGGCGATGATGTCCGCCGCGATGGGCAAGCAGGTCGCGGACGTCGCGCTGCGGGTGTGGACGCCGGTCGGCGCCCGGGTGAAGTTCGTCAAGCAGGCGGCGCCCGCCGTCGAGGACCTCAGCGAGCGGCGGGCCGAGGCCGGGCCGAGGTCCGGGGACTACCCGACCGGGTCCTGGGGCGACGAGTCCCGCGACTACCACGTCTGCCTGGAGGTCCCGGCGGCGGCGGTCGGCAGCGAGATGCTGGCGGCCCGGATCAGCCTGGTCCTGCCGCAGCCCGACGGCACCGCCGAGGTGCTCGGCCAGGGCCTGGTCCGCGCCGTGTGGACGGACGACCTGGCCTCCTCGACCCGGATCAGCCCGCAGGTCGCGCACTACACCGGGCAGGCCGAGCTGGCCGACTCGATCCGCGACGGCCTGGAGGCCCACCGGGCGGGCGACTTGGAGCTCGCGAGCGCCAAACTGGGCGCCGCCGTCCGGCTGGCGTACGGCAGCGGCAACGAGGGCACCCTCAAGCTGCTGCGGAAGGTGGTGGACGTGGTCGACGAGCGGGAGGGTACCGTTCGGTTCCGTAAGAACGTGAGCGAGGCCGACTCGATGACCCTTGAGACCCGGTCGACGAAGACCGTGCGCGTGAAGAAGTGA